The sequence GGTAAGTTTCTTTTCTTAAGTCGCTTAGCAAATATAATTCTTAATTTTTTTACTAACCTCCTTTTTGGTAGTAAAATTAGTGACATGGAAACTTGTTATAAGGTTTTACCTCGAAAGATAATGCTCTCTTTAAATTTAAAAAGTAAAAGATTCGAAATTGAACCCGAAATTACCGCAAAATTGTTAAAGAAAAAAATAAGGATTGTTGAAGTGCCAATTTCTTATCAAGCGCGAAAAGTAGGTAAAAAAATAAAACCAAAAGATGGCATAATTGCTTTATTAACTTTATTGTATTATCGCATTGCTTGATTTTTTTTAAATTTTTATTATAATTAAAAACTAATGTTAAATCTTTTTGATACCATAATCTTAATTCTTTATTTCGTGATTTTAGCAATTATTTCCCTTTATGGGATTCACCGATATTTTTTAATTTTTTTATATTTAAGAGCAAGAAAAAAAGTAATAACACCAAAAGATTATTTTAAAGAATTGCCGAAGGTTACTATTCAACTACCTATTTATAATGAAAAATTTGTTTGCGAAAGATTAGTCGAGTCTGTTTGTCAAATTGATTATCCTAGCGATAAATTAGAGATTCAAGTTTTAGATGATTCTACTGATGAAACTAAGGATATTTTAAAAACTTTAGTAAAAAAATACCAAGAAAAAGGAATAAATATAAAATATCTTCATCGCGACCGTCGGGAAGGATATAAGGCGGGTGCCTTGCAAGAGGGCTTACTTCAAGCGGAAGGCGATTTTATTGCAATTTTTGATGCTGATTTTGTCGTTCCTAAAGATTTTTTATTAAAAACTATTCATTACTTTACTGATGAAAAAGTTGGTTTGGTCCAGACGCGGTGGGGACATATCAATCGGAATTATTCATTATTAACTCGTTTACAAGCAATATTATTAGACGGCCATTTTATCGTTGAACATATTGCCCGTTCGCATAATAATCTATTTTTTAATTTTAATGGAACTGCCGGAATTTGGCGGAAAAAAACTTTATTGCAGGTTGGTGGTTGGGATGGCTCTACTTTGGCTGAAGATTTGGATATTAGTTTTCGGGCACAACTTTTAGGATGGAGATTCGTTTATTTGCCTCA is a genomic window of candidate division WOR-3 bacterium containing:
- a CDS encoding cellulose synthase family protein; translated protein: MLNLFDTIILILYFVILAIISLYGIHRYFLIFLYLRARKKVITPKDYFKELPKVTIQLPIYNEKFVCERLVESVCQIDYPSDKLEIQVLDDSTDETKDILKTLVKKYQEKGINIKYLHRDRREGYKAGALQEGLLQAEGDFIAIFDADFVVPKDFLLKTIHYFTDEKVGLVQTRWGHINRNYSLLTRLQAILLDGHFIVEHIARSHNNLFFNFNGTAGIWRKKTLLQVGGWDGSTLAEDLDISFRAQLLGWRFVYLPHYVVYAELPIDVTSFKAQQYRWAKGGVQTAKKILGAVLNSKIPFKQKLESFFHLTANFSFPLILILTIIAFPAAIIRYGLNIKHILMVDFPLFFFSSFSFFLFYLITQKELTQSWKKEIKYIIMAMSLGMALAINNSVAVFEALLNLRSEFIRTPKYGITEEKKLVKNNYSLNFKNSVHYLEIIFTFYLIIGIIAVFFQQIYLTIPFLFFFPVGYFYLTFLPNLNKIKNFFINYLATKLMAVNVLRRD